The window GGGTATTCGGTTACCCGTACCGTTCCGGTATCGGGCACAACATCCCTGTACAAAAGCTTCAGAAAAGAGCTTTTTCCGATACCCGTTGGACCAATCAGATAGGCAAATTCGCCATTATGAAGCTTGAAGTTAACATCATCCAATACCCTGGTATGATCATATCTCAGGGTTACATTTTTAAGTTCAATTACTGCTGTTTCTGACATCGAAGTACCATCGTTACGCGTGTGCTTTTTTCGTCTGCTTCCACCAAATCAAAGCCCTCATATTTGGCTACCTGATGATAGGAGGTTTGTTCCAAAATTGATAGCATTTCCTTGAGTGAATAAATTCGCTGCTTGTGAATTTCATGATAGCTTTCCAGAACGGTTTTGCCGTCGTCAGCCATCTTATCTATTTCAAATTCGTTAAAGTGAAAATGCTCTCCCGGTTCATACCGGCTTTCTCTGAAATATCGATTACTGCCAAAGCTTCCTTCTTCATTATTGAGGTAATCAACAGCTTCCAGGGAGTTCTGAGGAGTAGAAAAGTCGAAGATCAATAATCCACCCGGATTCAGAATATTCCGGCATCCATCCAGCATTTTGTGGATTTCTTCTTTGGAGTGAAGGTAATTCACACTGTCGAAAACCGAGAAGATAATATCATAGGTATCCTCACTTCTGATGTCCCGGAAATCCATGGTATGGAAATCGACTACTACTTCCTGTTGGGCCGCTTTTAGTCTTGCCTTTTCGATCATAGCTGCAGAAAGATCGGTAGCGGTCAGCTCATACTCATCAAGTTGAGCGAGATTCAGGGAAATAGCACCGGTTCCACAGGCCAGTTCCAGTACGTCAACGGGATCTGGATGGTGAGTTTGGATTACTTCATCAATAAAATCTGCCCACATTTCGTAATCTACGTCCTTCATCAGGGTATCGTAGAGCTCGGCCAATACAGTGTAGATGTTGGCTTTTTCAGTCTTCACTAATTTGTTTGTTTGCAAGTTCAACCGCCTGTTTATACGCTTCTTTAAAAGAAGATGGATTAGCTACGCCTTTGCCTGCTATATCAAAGGCGGTGCCATGATCCGGAGAAGTGCGGATGATAGGAAGTCCGGCCGTAAAATTCACCCCTTTACCAAAAGACAGCAGTTTAAACGGAGCCAGTCCCTGATCGTGATACATGGCTAAAATTGCATCGTGATGTTTGTGGAGCTGTTGCCCGAAAAATCCATCAGCAGGGAATGGGCCATGAAGGGTGATATCCTTTCGTTCCTCTCTGATCATCTTGAGCGTTGGAGTAATAACGTCGATTTCTTCCTTGCCAATTACACCACCATCACCGGCATGGGGATTTAACCCAAATACGGCAATTTTAGGGTTGGTGATCCCAAAGTCATGAATCAAGCTTGAGGAAAGAATCTCAACTTTTTCTTTGATGACATCCGGTGTGATGGCTTCTGAAACATCTTTAACCGGTATATGTGTGGTGACCAAAGCTACCCGAAGATCTCCGCTAACCAGCATCATCAGCACAGAATTGGTACCTGTTTGGGTGGCCAGGAATTCGGTATGTCCCGGAATTTCGTAACCGGCCAGGTTCACGGCCTCTTTGGATATGGGAGCGGTTACCATTGCATCTACCTCATGGTTCATGCAAAGATGAATGCATTGCTCAATAGATTGCATGGCTGCCTTGCCGCTTAGGGCAGACTGTATGCCCGGAGTCATTTTCAGATTATCCACAGCAAAGCTGAGAACGTTAATGGTTCCCGTCTGTAAACCGGTGACGTCATCTGAATAATTAACATCTAAATCATAAGGAAGGTAGGAGAGAACGGATGCTATGATCTCTTTCGGGGAAATGATCACAGGAGTGGATGTTCCCAAATCCAAATCGGATAATGACTTCAAGATGATCTCCGGACCAATCCCGTTAAAGTCACCAATCGAAATAGCTATGCGTGGTATTTCTTTATTAAGCATGACACGCCTAAAATAAGGCGATTAATGGGCAATACACAGCGTTATCGAGTTCCAACCAGCATAAAGTCGCCGAAGCCGGAAGTGGCCTCAAATACAAACGTTCGACTCGGGTATTTCCAAAGTTCAATGGTTTTTCCGCTTTCAGGAAACCGGCGTTCTTTTTCGGAGGGTGGCCCGTATTTGATATACACTTCACCCTGGTCGCTTTCGTGGCCCATGGGGTTTTCCTGGCTTCCAAACTCTTTAAAAGCAAAATCGATTCGGCGGTAGTATTCAGCCATTAACTCGTTGTAAACCGTGTTAGGCGTTGGATCTTTGCTTTCCCAGAATTCCCTGAATTTTCGTTCTCGTTCACGGTTATTTCCGCTGTTTATTTGCTTGAGTTCTTTCTCAGAAATAATGTAGTTCAGATTATTAATGGCTACATCCAAATTGTATAAACTTGCAGGCATATTTGGCCAGTAGGACCGGAAAAAGGATCTTGCCACCGGTTCCTCTTGCCCTTCTTTGGTCAGTTTCAATAAATAAGGAGCATTCTCAAAAGTGCTTCCGGGAATAGATACCAGGGCATAGGTATAGGGTTGATTACCCCGGACGAGATTTAACGCCGGGTTTTGGGATTTAACAAGCTTGATCGTAGAATTTTGGAATACATCGTCAGAATTAAGTTCTGCGGAATAGATATTCTCGATGGAGGTGGTATCCCGCCGGGAAGTTTTTGCCTTATCAACTTTTATGGAATAGTTAGCAGAGCCGTCATAGCCGGGAATGCGGATCAGGGCAAAGAAGTCTTCCCCGAACAGCACATTTTGTTCCATGTTCATGAGCTCTAACCTGTTTCCATTC of the Gracilimonas sediminicola genome contains:
- a CDS encoding class I SAM-dependent DNA methyltransferase; amino-acid sequence: MKTEKANIYTVLAELYDTLMKDVDYEMWADFIDEVIQTHHPDPVDVLELACGTGAISLNLAQLDEYELTATDLSAAMIEKARLKAAQQEVVVDFHTMDFRDIRSEDTYDIIFSVFDSVNYLHSKEEIHKMLDGCRNILNPGGLLIFDFSTPQNSLEAVDYLNNEEGSFGSNRYFRESRYEPGEHFHFNEFEIDKMADDGKTVLESYHEIHKQRIYSLKEMLSILEQTSYHQVAKYEGFDLVEADEKSTRVTMVLRCQKQQ
- the pdxA gene encoding 4-hydroxythreonine-4-phosphate dehydrogenase PdxA gives rise to the protein MLNKEIPRIAISIGDFNGIGPEIILKSLSDLDLGTSTPVIISPKEIIASVLSYLPYDLDVNYSDDVTGLQTGTINVLSFAVDNLKMTPGIQSALSGKAAMQSIEQCIHLCMNHEVDAMVTAPISKEAVNLAGYEIPGHTEFLATQTGTNSVLMMLVSGDLRVALVTTHIPVKDVSEAITPDVIKEKVEILSSSLIHDFGITNPKIAVFGLNPHAGDGGVIGKEEIDVITPTLKMIREERKDITLHGPFPADGFFGQQLHKHHDAILAMYHDQGLAPFKLLSFGKGVNFTAGLPIIRTSPDHGTAFDIAGKGVANPSSFKEAYKQAVELANKQISED
- a CDS encoding GWxTD domain-containing protein — translated: MSKRLLAILLLLGFSTSILAQRVNYRQLVMQSQSPTIFIEDIILPGEDGKTTLAFIFRFNNDFIPFKKIPLNHNLKAPENAEFYSTIRLSTEIFEGKLNRREDPSANSASRDVWKDTLFTSNFEQTQSSKMYASGSVSTNLNPGHYNFILQLAMMQEVNERNTRRREIYVPDLSTKETGEVILVKKRNGNRLELMNMEQNVLFGEDFFALIRIPGYDGSANYSIKVDKAKTSRRDTTSIENIYSAELNSDDVFQNSTIKLVKSQNPALNLVRGNQPYTYALVSIPGSTFENAPYLLKLTKEGQEEPVARSFFRSYWPNMPASLYNLDVAINNLNYIISEKELKQINSGNNRERERKFREFWESKDPTPNTVYNELMAEYYRRIDFAFKEFGSQENPMGHESDQGEVYIKYGPPSEKERRFPESGKTIELWKYPSRTFVFEATSGFGDFMLVGTR